The Vigna angularis cultivar LongXiaoDou No.4 chromosome 6, ASM1680809v1, whole genome shotgun sequence genome contains the following window.
ttacattagAACTCACGATCGAAAAACACTTATAATTGACCGGGCATAAAAGAAACATCTCTTACACGAGTTGACAAAATGAAATCGAGTTAATAACGTTTTAACATTGGTCAAATTAATGacttccaaaaatatattaactgagatttaaaaaaaaaaaacaagtatatGAAGAAACGGAGACATCGTCTAAAATTTCTCCGTCCAAACATAAGGTTAgtattttcttaagagggattTTACATAAGTATTGGGAGACTTCCTTGTTGAGTTGGttcattcatttaaaaaatttaatgaaatttaatataacataaagttcgttttaaaaataaatactttttgtATATGACGTAAAATTTAtctataacaaaataatttataacttaattatatttttttacgaaaataaaaacaatttttttaatccacAGTCGTGTATAACATCCATCGATAACTTATTTCAAATCGTTGCATCCTAACTTGTCTAACTTCGAAGTATATATTTCCAAATCTTGGGTCGAATAAGAGGTACCTTGTTTAAATATgccaaatttttaaattataagtatttttttttaatttgtatagtATATATACAGAGATTTTAAAGTAAGATTGAATTTCTTAGAGTCTACTCTGACATGTTTTTTTCTACAGGCTATCTTATATTATTGgtgttaaatatttattatttttttgaattattaatatgtgTAGAAAAAATTGGTTCAACGTCATGTCTAAAAGACTTGTAATATTAGTAACCTAACTGTTGTTCTACTTTCCTTTTTGCAAtaatttgttgaacttgttcctTCTCTTAACAAGATTTTGCGAGCCATAAAACCATTCCTTCGTGTGGTAGAGATTGGAATGAAGGGAAAGAGTTAAACAATAATTTTGTCATAATTCAACAACATTtaatcatttcttttttattctcgAGTGGTTGGTATCAACGAGTTAGTGCTGAAAACACACTACTATCTTACGCAATCATCTGCGTCAACCTTTGTGGATCACACCAAAATTCAAGTTTTCCTACCATTAACGTTGTAACGTCTTCGTAAATTAAGCACTCTGGTAACCATGTCTGGAAAGTGATTCAGTGATATTCAAGTGTTTTAGTAAATAAACAGCATAACTACACCATTTTATGAATACTCAACCGCTGATTAAATGCGATTTCGGTGAATAGGAAACTGCACCAAAttgaaaaaagttataattaatcaTCTTAAAGAGGTTTTATTGAAGTTAATGACTGTTCATGCATGACGTACTATCTTTCAATTTGGATTATAAACTTATTGACTTTGTATTACTGTAGGTGTTTTAGCAGTAGGAGAGTAAGCAAAGGTGATTAATATAGAAGAGAATGAAGGCATTAGAATTAGAGGGTATATAGCATGTGCACCCCACACATATCCACCATTATCTTTTGTTTTCCTCGGTGATTGGCGAAGAAAGGCAGATATAAAGCTGCATAAGGAGGTGATTAttatgcacacacacacactccaAACACCAAATTGTATGGCACATGCTCCTTCCAACTCAATGGACCCCAATACCCTCCCTTAAAATCTATGCCATCCCTTTcccctctttctttctttaatgcctcattctctctttctctctcttcatccTCTCATCTTAACATCACAACACAAGAACCTTCACCCACCGCTGCAAAACGCCATAAATTCAACACAACACAACTTTCTCAACACACAGACATGGACAAACCACAAACACTTCTCTCTCCCAACGCCACCAACTGCAATTCACCGGAATTCGAGTTCTGGATGCTCCGAAACCCTTCTTTCCCTCAACCTCACCTTCTCTCCGCCGATGAGCTCTTTGTCGACGGCGTCCTTCTCCCCCTCCACCTCCTCCCAAACAAACCACACCCCTCTCCCAAAGCCTCCACCTTTACACCTCCGATCCACGAACCCGACCCCGAACCCGGTTCACCCCCCGACCCAGAACCTTCCCCTTCCATTTTAACCGAACCCACCACCTCCTCGTCCACCTCCAAACGCTGGAGGGACATTTTCAGAAAGACCGATAAGAAAAACACGGAAAACACCGAAGacaaagagaaagggaaaaagagagagagaaaaagtggcACTTCAGCGAGTTCCGCGGAATTGAACATCAACATATGGCCCTTCTCCCGGAGCAGGTCCGCGGGAAATGCGGGTACCCGACCCAAGCTCTTCGCCGGAGCTCCGTTGACCCGGAAGGTAAACAGCGCACCTTGCTCCCGGAGCAACTCCGCCGGCGAGTCCAAGTCCAGAAAGTGGCCCAGCAGTCCTGGCCGGGCCGGCGTCCACGTAGGCCGGAGCAGCC
Protein-coding sequences here:
- the LOC108342138 gene encoding uncharacterized protein LOC108342138, which encodes MPSLSPLSFFNASFSLSLSSSSHLNITTQEPSPTAAKRHKFNTTQLSQHTDMDKPQTLLSPNATNCNSPEFEFWMLRNPSFPQPHLLSADELFVDGVLLPLHLLPNKPHPSPKASTFTPPIHEPDPEPGSPPDPEPSPSILTEPTTSSSTSKRWRDIFRKTDKKNTENTEDKEKGKKRERKSGTSASSAELNINIWPFSRSRSAGNAGTRPKLFAGAPLTRKVNSAPCSRSNSAGESKSRKWPSSPGRAGVHVGRSSPVWQVRRKTSDPPKSRRSKVTGGGGTARVLNLNVPMCIGYRHHLSCRSDENSAVGVSGGGVLTSGNSSTTNNNNNTHNSNSGGNDGGSGGNIFNLRNLFTKKCVVTSH